One Hypanus sabinus isolate sHypSab1 chromosome 4, sHypSab1.hap1, whole genome shotgun sequence genomic region harbors:
- the LOC132393247 gene encoding uncharacterized protein CXorf38-like, translating to MQSELSIRFNDGGYKNWIKAGLCLQKIRDCILGFVITEIEKFHQVLLGTNPNLRQGICKNSCKSHGTKFQTACFVCREWKKEILRHHTDQNSTIYWGNCCPLLWPTNAWEVAKVYMPRGQANRRGPENCDAAALLNLFIFCDHFHFERRKVIEVIKCRNDLMHSIEMSVSAEWFENYKRKILILLKEFESIPEATAANKMIHEVTSSDWKVKMTVTDAVDATVRFTDEEIGVGEICNIELNLIKEWAEELNFALEEQEPLQQHLNSLNRFKEFLKQNKELESELHKELQQLFILEKRLNNGKDL from the exons ATGCAGTCAGAACTGAGCATTCGCTTTAATGATGGGGGATACAAAAACTGGATTAAAGCGGGTTTGTGTCTGCAAAAAATTCGGGACTGTATCCTCGGCTTCGTAATTACAGAAATTGAGAAGTTCCACCAGGTTCTTCTCGGCACCAACCCGAATCTGCGGCAAGGAATCTGTAAGAATTCTTGCAAATCCCACGGAACAAAG TTTCAGACAGCCTGCTttgtatgcagagaatggaaaaAGGAAATTCTGAGGCATCATACTGATCAAAATAGTACGATATACTGGGGGAACTGCTGCCCTTTGTTGTGGCCTACAAATGCATGGGAAGTTGCAAAa GTCTACATGCCTCGTGGGCAGGCCAACAGACGGGGACCAGAAAACTGTGATGCAGCAGCTCTTTTGAACCTTTTTATTTTTTGCGATCACTTTCACTTTGAACGGCGAAAAGTAATTGAG GTGATTAAATGCCGTAATGACCTGATGCATTCCATAGAAATGAGTGTTTCGGCAGAATGGTTTGAAAACTATAAACGGAAGATCCTTATACTTCTAAAGGAATTTGAAAGCATCCCTGAAGCAACAGCAGCAAACAAAATGATACATGAG GTCACATCATCTGACTGGAAAGTTAAAATGACAGTGACTGATGCAGTGGATGCTACAGTGAGGTTTACAGATGAAGAGATTGGTGTTGGAGAGATTTGTAATATTGAATTGAACTTGATTAAAGAATGGGCAGAGGAGCTGAACTTTGCACTAGAGGAGCAAGAGCCTTTACAGCAG CACTTGAACAGTTTGAATAGATTCAAGGAATTTTTGAAACAAAATAAAGAGCTTGAAAGTGAGCTACATAAAGAGCTGCAGCAGTTATTCATTCTTGAGAAGAGATTGAATAATGGCAAGGATTTGTGA